Within the Nitrospiraceae bacterium genome, the region TAACCGGTGCAGCCAGTTCTACCGCGCGTTTGGCATTGATCCGGCCATACCCGTATAAGGTGCTATGGCCGTTGGTGTCATATTTGCCAGCGCTTGGATCAATTTGATCACACGAGCGTCTGAGCAGATCCTTGACTTCATCCCATCGCAGGGAAGGGTTGCGAGCGAGCATGAGGGCGGCCACCCCTGCGACACCGGGACATGCGCTTGATGTGCCGCCAAAATCGTTGACATAATTGCCTGCCGCATCGCCTCGACTGACTTGTCCGGGATTATATCCTGCGGATGCCGAGCGATCGGTGGTCCAGATTCCCGGTATGGGGAGAATCGTATCGTTGCTGGGAAAGGTACACCAAATGGCCTTGCCGAAATCGCTATAGGCACTTCTTTTCCCTTTGGCGTGACAGGCGGCCACGGCAATCACTTTTTCATAACTGGCATAACCATCGTTATCGACACTTTCGTTGCCGTTTCCGGCAGCCCAGGTAATCACACACCCTTTCCCATTGCGTCCATTTGCGACGGCCCAATCAATAGCGAGGCGAGTGGAATCCGGCAGGGGCACGACGGTGTGATGGAGCGGATCGCGTGGATCCCACCAGGCGCCATCCTCCGGCCCCCAGCTGCAGGAAATGACATCTGCGCCGTGTTGGGCGGCCCAGATAAATGCATCAGCCTCGGCTTGTGAGCCTAACGGAGATACATACCGGATGGCCATTAACCGGGCTTTGGGAGCGACTCCGGAGGCACCATGAAAACCGTTGCCGGTGGCGACGCCCGCACAGGCGGTTCCATGATTATCCCGGCTGCCGGGTCGAGGATCATCAGTGGCGCGTGTTACGTCGCGAGGAGCGATAAGTTTTCCTGAACCGGCAAACTCTTCGTGATCAAGATCCATGCCGTCATCAATGATGGCAACAGTGATATTTTCTCCCTCACTGAGTGCCCAGGCGGCCTCCACGTTGGCATGGGCATCATAGACCGTTCCATCAATCGTGGTCTTTTTTAAATGCCATTGTTGTGGGAACGCTGTGCGCCATCCCATTTGTCTGACAAGTTCAGGGTGGCAGAGCTCCACATGTTTATGCTGCAAGAGACTCTCGGCTATGGCAAACACTTTCTGTCCTGTGCCCTCCGGCGCTTCGATAAAGAAGGTATTGCGAGCATATTCCAACACCCGTTTGATTCCGAGTCCTGAGGCTTTTAGGATTTTCCGACAAGTGGATTCCGCCAGGTCATCATCAAATTTAGCAAAAAGATTTTCGGTATATAGAACAGGTTGTTTTGATTGAGGATCGACCAGGACCCGTCCGGCAAATTGGACGTCTTTTACCGATTGTATGGTGGTGCGGATGGCTCCTCGGGCGCTTGCGCGTCGAACGGCTTGGGGATATCGAAAGATTTCCACGCCGGCATGGTGGAACCGGTGCACGGGCTCAAGATTGTCCAATGCCTGCCGGGCTCGCGTGGACTGAGCGGCGGCTTCCAATGGTCGACGACTCTGCGTTCGCACCACCACGAGCTCTTCATCGGGTTTCAGTTTGAACGCTTTCCCGTTTTGTCCTCCATAACGAAATGACAGCATGGGTGTTCTCCTTCTGTTTGACTACACAATGATGCGTGGACTTGCTTCGCATTCCTTCGTAGAATGGCTCATGGCTGTGAACGATCTCTTTCCTGCCTTTCCTCTAAGGATGAGGGTAGAGGCCCAAGCCTTGTCCCGTGTCTATGTTCGTGAATCTGACTGCTTTGCGGTTCATGGGCCAGTGCCTCCGGCCTTGAACTCTTCGGTGTTGTACTCTTTTAATGATCCGGTCATCAACGTGTGCCGAGGTGAGGTTTCGGCCTTGTCGGAGTTTCCTTCCGACCTGATAGTGACACCGGTCTATCGTCTTGAGCCCGATGGTCCGCAAGGAGTGCCGTCCGGCAATGTGTTTATTCGTTTCCGGCCACAGATTTCCGTCGAGGTTCGGCAAAAAGAAATTGAAGCGTGCGGCTTCTCCATTTGTGAATCGCTTTCCTATGCACCTCACGCCGCATGGCTTCGAAGTCAGGATGGAAATATTGCCACGTCGCTTAATGGTATTGCAAAGTTGCGTGATCTCAACGATGTGGAACTCGTCGAACCGCAGATGTTGATGAGGCGGGTGGGCCGGTCATCCAATGGTCCCCCGTCGAATGCACCACCTTAAAGGGCTTTCTTCGAATAATCGTGTCGATATCGGACGGTAGGGGAATCTGAAGGGAGGGGGATTCGTTGGCGGGCATGGTTGGTGATTTCGCCAAGCGCTTTTACCACCCAATTGTCCGGTTGCAAGGCTCCGACGATTGTCACCGGAGTCCCTTCTTCAGCAAGATGAAAGACGGCATCCATATCTGCATTAAGGAGAGCGACGCAGCCATTCGTCGTGCTGTTGCCATCAGGTTGTTGGCCATGAATTTCAATGAGGCCTCCGATTCCGCGATGTGCCGGCAAGCCTCCCTTGCTCTTGGCTTCCAGGAAGCGTTGACGATGGGCATTGGTTGGGTAATTGAGTAAGAGGGCTTTATGAAATTTGGTGAATCCCGGTCCTTTCTTCTGCAGGATACGAAACTGTCCCTCCGGAGTCGCGCCGTCCCCTTCCTGCAACTTGTCCTGAAGTCCTGAAAAGCCGAGATCAATAGAAAAACGGCGAAGGGGTTTTCCATTCCGATAGACTATGAGATGGCGGGAGGCTTTAATGACCACGATAGCCGTGCCACCTGTCCTTGAAGACCAATCCAGGGTGTTGGCGACCCAATGGTTCCATTTGGCCAGTTGTGAGACGGTCCCATACCGTTTCATTTGGGAAATGGCTTGACCCTCGATGGGTGCAAGAGATTCTCTTGCTTGTCTAAGGAGAATATGCGCTTGCTTGCCGCTGTCTTCTGCGAGTCGAGAGTCTGCCTGATTCAGCAATCCCTCTGTTACCGATAGGTTCCGTAGGTTTCGTCGAACATCAAATATACCGGTTAATGCACGGAGACGGGTGACTTGGCGACGTTCCGTCTCCAGGGCAGTTGTCAGTTGCTGGTGCCGGGTGAATTTTTGGTGTGTGGAGGCTTTAAGAAGGGTCGAGCCTTCTTGCAGCATGTTTTGGTAGGCTGCCTGAAGCGTATAGGTGTCGGTGGTGGGCCACCAACGTGCTTGTTCTCTCCGCCATTGCGTTCGAAGCGTGATGATGTCCAGGTGAAATGCGCGATATCGTTCCGGGAAATAGGCTTCCGCCCCAAGGCTCCAAGCCTGGCGGTCAAGGGATTCAAGCTGAGATGGGAAGACTTCGGGAAGGCGATCTGCCTGCCACCAGGCAACAATCAGGAAAGAAAGCATGATGAGAGCTCCAGCCGCCAGCCAAACGGCTGGTCGTTTGGCTGGTTGTCGGCCAGAGCCCCATCCTCGCATGTGTTAGGCCTTCTTGTGTTTTCCTGTCTTCTGAATGGCCTGTGCGACCTGTTCATTCACGCGGGCTGCTAAGGCTTGAACGGATTCGGCTTTAGCCTTGACTCCTATAAAGTCTTCCATGGCCATAATGGCGTCAATTTCAGCAAATGTGGTTTCTGCGGCTTGTAGATCGCCACGTAAGGCTTGCAAATCGGCCTGGGTTCCCTTGCCCGTTGGCGCTTGCGCCAACTGATTTTTGGCTTCCTCTAATGAGGTTTTGGCGAGTACCACGGCACCTTCCGCCTCGGTCTTCACCATTTGTTTGCTTGCGATGGCTTCGGTTTTGGCTTTTTCGGCATCCGCTACGACCTTTACTAAGATGGCATTCGCCGCATCATAGTTGCGGGTCATGACAAATGTATCGTCCTGCGCTGCGATTTCTTCCTGGGCTTTTTGATATTCGTCCTCCGCAACACGCAAGGATTCAGGAGCATATTTCTCCGCGCCGGCTTGCTTGGCAGCCTGAAGGGCTTGCAAGGCCGAGTCAGTCCCTTGAATGGGTTTTTCGGCGCAGGCCATAAGCATGGTGCCTAATGCCAATACGAGCGTACCCGTTTTCAATAATTGAATCACGTTTCCCATGTTTGTCAATTTCCTCCTTTATGAGTGAGAGAGAAGATTCCCTCCCCGTTGGTTATGGTTGTACGAGCCTGGCCCATGGTTGGTCAAAGGAGTGAATTCCCTGCCTCGTTCATGAATCCCGCTGATTTGTCTGGAAAGTCCCGCGTTGGTTTATCTGCGGAATGTTTGGGTAAGACATTTCAGATACAAGAGGCGTGAGTTCTTTCGTTCCCTTCCTGTTTCCTGAGCGGCCTTTTCTTCAAGTATAGATTTAATGAGCAAAGAAGATGCCAAAGGATTGTGACCACAAAAGACGAGAATAAGAAGAATGGACGGCTAAAAGACCCATTTTGGCATGCAAAATCAGGCAAAGGTCTGAAGCATGCGAGGTTAACCATGGACATCATGTCTGAGAAAAGAAACTTTGTCCGTGAATTTCTTTAAACTAGTCAGTGAACGAACCACTACATAATTGCCAGGACCTACAAAAGCTAGTGGTCGGTGTGATGTTGGTTGGGGGAGAGGTCCAACGTAACACCGGCCCGTTGGACTCACACTCAGGGCAAATCTTATTCAAGCGACGATCTCATCCAAACTTTCAAGGTTGGATGAAAAGGAGAGGCTTGGGCAGATATGAAGTTCAGCCTGATAGCAGGTGACGGCCAGAATGATTAACTCCGTGGCTGAAAGGGTTGCGGGGATTTGGCTTCTAAGGTGTGAGGGATGACATAGGCGTGGAGATGCGGTGCAAATAAGCGAAAGATGCGGACGGGTAAACTGCTTGTAAAGCTGAAATCCCCAGAATGCGGACCTGATACCTGGGCCGTGATGGTTCCAAAAAAACGGTCGTCAATGAGAAATACAAATGTGGCTGTTCGGGCGATGGGGCGGGATTCAATTAATCGATAGCCTCGTTCATACACTTTTTGACGATGATCCCCGGTTCCGGTTTTCCCACCGATCGAGATGGTCATACCCTTTGTGGGTGGCAAGGCGCCTTTGGCGCCGATCGCTGTACCATGTTCCACCACTTCGATAAGTTCCTGACGAAGAATTTGAGCGACCAGCGGGTTCAAAGTCTGTTCCCGGTCTGGTTCTTGAGGTACGACAAGTGTTTCAAACGGGGTTCCTTCTGCAAAGTGCAGTTGCCGAATTGTCACTGTGGGGATTTTTCTTCCCTCGTTGACCAGAATACCCATAAGTTCGGTTAAAGCCGCAGGGCGGTCGGCGGAACTCCCAATTGCGGTAGCTAACGACGGGACTAATGTGGCAAAGGGATATCCGACCCGTTTCCAGGCTTTGTGGATTTCCATGAATGCCTCTTGTTCCAGAATCAGTCGAATCCGACTATCCTGTGCCGCTTTGCGATGAGTCTTAAATAACCAGGCATACACCTCCAACAACTCCTGCTCACTGGCGCGGGCGAGTTCGGATTTGCCGGAATCGGGATGTTGCCGGAGAAATGCAACCGTCCACAATTCGAGTGGATGGATGCGGGCGACATAACCTCGATCAGCAAGGCTGAGCACGCGGGGATCAGTCTGCGTAAAAAGCCGGTCGGCTTGCTCGGGGGAAAGCTTGATGGTTGGAAATGTTTGTCGCAGAGATGTGGTGAAGGCCCGGACATCCTGCTCAGGTTCGATCGAGCGGAGGAGGACAGCCAGTCGGAGCGGTGTGAGCCGAGTTTGGGAAAGCACCAGCTGCCAGGCTTCTTCCGCCGAAAGTCCTTTGTATTTTTCGAAGAAACGATAGAGAAAAATTCGACCTTCCTGTTGGGCGAATTTTTGTAGGTATTGCCGGCGTATGGGATTGAGAGGGTCTTTAAGGACCATCGCGGTCGATCCAGGTATGGCGAAAGTGTGATACTGGACGAGATCCCGCATTAAGCGGATAAAGACTAAATTCACGGAGTGATGAAAAGCTTCTCTGACAGTAAACAGTTTCCCGTTGTCGGCTTTGTTGAAATTGGCAAAGGTATGAAGCCCGCCCCCAGTCCAAAACCGTTCGTTTGGACTCGCTGAATACTGTCGATCGAGGGCGGCTTTTAATATCCCGGAAAGGGATTGGTCTGAAGAAGTCTGCAGATAGGTTAATGTCCACCGGCTAAGTGGGTCCAGGGATTGCTGGTTGAGCTCCAAGAGCTTTTGTGGGGGGTGACCCGCATACGCGTGATGGAGGCGTTCAATGGCTTCCAGATAAGTGACCAGGGTACGAAGTTTGGCTGTGGAACCCAAATCCATTTTTGAGCCCTGATTCAGATCCAATGGCTGATTGAGGGTATCGGTTTGCACTCGAAGGAGATTGCCGTGGGGAGTTCGCTCATAGAGAGTCAGGCTATAAATGATATCCGCCGGATTCCCTTGAGCAAGCAGATGCGGTTGCGTCAGTTGGGAGTCTGTCATAAAGACGGGATCTGCCAGGTGTTGTAGGAGGGTAGTCGCTCGGAATTGGAGATCGCGGTCCAGGGTAGTTTCCACGGTGGCGTCCATATGGTCCAAGGCATAAAGACTTGGAAGCCCTAATAAATTTTGTAAATGGGCGCGTATGAAATTTGGTGCCTTTTGATCCTGAAAGGAGGTGTTGCTTGAAATCCTTGATGATGCTGGCGCAAAGACCAAGGGATAAATCAGTGCGAGGTCCCGCAAAGCAGGGGAAATAATCCCGGCCTGTGTCAGGAGGCGAAGGTAAGTATTGGTTTTCTCGTTCAGGGCATCAATGTGTGTGAGGTAATAGGAGGGTCGCCTGAGAGCGAGGAGGAGACTGACTCCTTTTTTGTAGGTGGCTGCCGCCAAGGCCATTTTTTCCAAAGATGTCGGGTCAGCGCCAGCCAGAATCTGGTCAAACCGGCTGAGGTCCATGTGAAACCAGGCCGATAGTCCATCACCGAATCCATGGATCTCCCCGGCACCAGGATACGCGCCAAGCGGGAATGAATTCATATAATCCAGGACCAAATGTTTTTGAGCTTCTTGCGTGCGTATGTCGTCGTGATAAATCCGGAGACTGGCGGCCGTTACCTGTTTGGCTTTTTCCTGAAGGGAGGAGGTTTGGCCTCGGGGAGAATGCCGGAACTTCTCCAATTGCGTAGCCAAAGTGCTTCCCCCAGGAACGTTCTGGTCGTTTTTCACCAACCGGATACCTTGCGTGAGGAATGCTTGCCCTAACCGGTCCCATTCAACGGCCGGATTGGCATAGGGACAGCAGGGATCAAGTAATTCTCGATTTTCAATGAAAAGCAGGGTTTGAACCAACAAAGGGGGAATCGCCTCAAAATTGGGAAAGACCTGCTTGGGGTCAGAAAGTTGAAACAGGTCCTGTCCATGACTATCCACAATGCGTAACCCGCTCTGAGTCTTTTCCCGATAGATGGGAGAGATTCCCAGATCGGAAATGGTCTTGAGTTCAGCCGATGGATGGGCTTGCGCCTGAATCACGAATCCTTTCTTTTGGAGCTTCGAAAGGATAGCGGGGAGTCGGGTATACCCGCGGCGTTCGTCCAAGGGGCCTGATGAGGGAAACACCGTGAGTGGGGAGGGGCCCGGTTGTACCGGGGAGGTTAGTTGAGCGGAAATTGTATGAAATAGACGGGATTGCAGCCAGGAAGTGTTCAGTTCAAATATTGCCCAGCCCAAAAAAGTCAATGTGGCCAGGAAGACAATATGCGTGGTTTGATAAGGGGGGCGAAGGCATTGGATGAGACGACCCAGGTTTCGCCATTTCTCGATTTGTTGGGAATTACCAGGTGTGGTTTCAGCGCCCACCCAAGGGGCAATAGGGGGAAAGGTCAGGGCCTTTCTTGATTGGAGAAGAGATGCCAAAAACGTCGCCGGTTTACGGAATGGCCCGGACTGTATGTAAAAGAGCATGGACATGTGATATAGGAACGTAACCCGCACTAGCTAAATGTTTCGAAATACAAATGTGCAAAAAATGTACGAAGGCTTTCCGGATTACCTAAGCTGCCCGGTATGGCCACGTGTGATAACGGAGCAGATTCATTTGATTAAAAAAGTGAATTGGTGAGCCAAGTTAGTAAAAATTCATCTGGGTGAACTTGATAAATTGTGCGCCAGAATGTTTACAGTTGTTGGTGGATGTGCTTTCCAAACAGGACAAATTGTCTAGGTTAAATCCGGATTGTGGACAAAAGGCTGTGGGTTGAGAAAAAGGAGGCAGTGTGTTGGGAAAGAGGAAGTCACAGGCAGTTAGTGTAAAGCAGGGCGATAGGTGAATAACCAATCTGCGTTCGCACAATGCGAGTTCTCCCCATTGAGTTGGAGGCCTCTGGATCTCTTCCCTATGGGAAAATATGCGTATAGGGGTTTCCAGCGACCTCATCATGTCGTCAGGGAGAAGAAAGTGGGCCAAACCTAGTTTTTGGGGGCCTGTGTGAAGGGAATGGCTGAAGCTTTTGCCTATGGCGTCTTGGGAGGAACCTGAGGAGGGAAAAGAGGTGACCCACGGAAATTCCGTGGGTCAGGTGATGAACTTTAAACGGGGAAAGACTATCCGACGAGTTCAGCCACTGGTTTTTGAAAAGACCGGAGGTTGTGTTTTCGCTGCTTAGTCCATCTGCCGGTAGTAGAGGGAGTTGGCTCAGAGTTCGGCTGAGTAGCGTGTGCGGGCTGGCTTTTACCAGTAAGAGTATCTTCCAGCTGTTGGAGTTCCTTGAGATGAGAGTGGTGTTGTTCCAATTCCCACGCAACTGCTTTTGAGAGTTGTGCCACCTGTCTGCGTAATTGGTTCATGGCGTGCTCATGGTGTAATAATTCGCTTTTGCGAGCCAGACTTATGTACCGGCTATCCACATACATCATTGGTTGATCCCTCCGTGTGTTGACGGTTGATACTTTCAGGGCATTAATCCGATTGCCCGTTACTTAAAGTAGGCAAAAGCAAACGTGTTGCCACATTTCGTTCTCTTCAGGGTTTGGTGCCTAAAGTCTTGATGATTCAATAAGTTTTGAGCACTAAATTTCCAACCGGAATATGCTCGATTTCTGAAATGGCTGGATACGGTCACTGTTTTTTACCATTAGCAAAGAATGATTCATTTATTGTTAAGCATCAAGATAAGCTTAAGTATATCTGAGGTGAAGTGCCACGAACGTGAAAAAGGTTTTCGACGAATTCAGTATTTCCCTGCCTTTCTCTTCTAATTCAACTTGGCACATTTTGTAGAATGCCTCTCATTATCGTTGCCTGACAAAAATTTTCAGATCTTGGTTCTTTTTGTGCTATTTTTATGATGTTGGGTCCTTGATTCCCCTAATCCAGAAAAAAAGGATGGGGGGTAGTGACATTGAATTTGATTTAGTTTGAGTTGTAATTGTCAGTTTTTATTATGAGATGTGCATACTTTCTTCTTTAATTTCTTTTTAAGGATAAGTGGTGCAATCGGCTCACAACAATATTTTCTTTTTTGGGGAAAGATCTTTCCATGAGTCAGAAATCATAATTCAACCACTGAATTTGTGGTTGACAATCCCGCAAAAGTCAAAAACTCCAGAAAATCTATTGAAATCCGATTGGTTATTAAGTTGAATTCGGTCTGAGCATTGTTGGATTAATAATTCACCGAATCATTAACAAGACATACGGGATGTCCAGCCAAAAACTATCTTCAGCGCAATTTCGTCTGAAATTGCTGAATCTCATGACTCAGAAGCATCATTGGGCCTGGTCTCAATTCGTTGGGCCAACCATCTCCAAGGCGCAACTCAAAATTCATTATCAACAAGAGTATGCCGTCTATGTCCGGGACTTCCCCGTTTTTCTGGCGCGTATTCATGGGCAAAATCCTCCGTTAGAAGTCCGAAAAATGTTAGCCGAAAATATTTATGAGGAAGATACCGGGATGCTATCATTGGGGACTTCACATCCTGAACTCTTTTTGAGAATGATGCAGGGTTTAGGATTTCGCTCACGCGAATTTGAGGAGATTCGGTTATTGCCTGCCACCCAGCGCTATCGGTCCTGGTTGGACCGGATTTCTAGTAGTTCTGATTGGGTTTTAAGCGCTGCCGTTTTCACGATCTTTGTCGAAGGCAGCGTCAATGATCGACAGGAACTCTTCCTTCCGGTTAAATCCAAAGCTCCCCGGCATATTCACGAAAAGATTGCACATCATCCCCTGGTTCAATATCAGGGGGTCTCGCACCAAGCCATGGATCTTATCCGAGCGCATCAAATGGTTGAGACCGGTCATCGTCATGATGCCTATGCGATGGTGGTTCGCTATGCCGGTACTCGTTCCCATCAAGATGAAATCCTGGCCGCGACCCAAAAAACACTGGCCCTCTGGCTGCGCTATCGTGATGGAGTGGCCCGTGCTTGTGGATTAAAGAAAAACGAGAGTGAAATCCGCCGATAAGGCGAGCGTTTCGCTTGCTATGATTAAAGATTAATGGAAGACGGAAATGATTTTAATCTGGATCTTTTCTGACATTTCCTCCACAATAGACTTTTCCAATTTTGAAGCAGGAGGGAAAAGACATGGCCACGATTGGGCAATTCATGACACGGAATCTGAGTTTTGTGACTGAAGATGCCAGTATTCAGGAAGCGGCGACACATATGCATAACCAGCGGATTGGTTCCTTGTTGGTTAAGCAGGAGTCTGAATTTTCCGGAATCGTGACTGAAACGGATGTCGTGCGCGCGGTCGCTGAACACCCTGCCCAAGTTGAACGCTTGAAGGTGAAGGAACTGATGTCCAGCCCGATCATCACCGTAGACAGAAATATGTCTGTCCATTATGCCCGGGATCTCATGGCCGATCGGAAAATACGCCATTTGGCTGTCACCGGAGAAAATGGAAACATCGTCGGTATTATATCGGTGCGAGACCTTTTGGCCTATTTTAAAACCGTTGCGAAGGACCTCAAGATACCTGAAGAGGATAGGTGAACTTGCTTATCCCTAATCAGGAAAATTTTAGGATCTCTGAAATGATGACTGGTGATGAGGTATTTCTGTTAAACTTACTCGATTTTTGCTGCTTCGGCTTGTTGAATCTGGAGGGAGAGACGCTCTTCTTCCTGTCGAATGCGCGTTATCCGTTGTTCAATCCAGGGGCCGATGTGTTCTTTTTTTGATTTGGCTTGAGCTTCCAATACAGTAATTTCCTCCCGAATTGCTTCACGTTGCTCTTTTAGTGCTTCGATCTGTGCCATGACATCGGCTTTGTCAAAGATCAGTGATTCAGGATTACTCTCCACCATCTTTTCTTCTGCATGCGGCAATTCGGAAGATTGGGGGGGCAAAACCCGAATGCCATCCTCCAACCGGCGTTGATTCATGACCACAGGGGAAACAATTTCGATTCCCGCACCATGCAGCGTGGTGAGTATTTGTGCGCGAAGGTTCGATCGTGCACTGAGCAATTGCTTGACCTCACTTAAAAACCCGGACACTCGATAGGTGACCGAATAATCCCCAAGTTCCATAATATGGACAAACGGGTCTTTGAGTTTGGCGGCAAGGGCGGCATCCGATAAGAGTTTTTCAATGGTCTTGTGGGAGATATCATATCCTAACGACACCGTGGCGGAGACAATCGTGCCTGAGGAACGAAGGACGGTAATCGGATGAGAAACTAAAAATAAGTTGGGAAGAGTCGTGAGGTCGCGTTCTTCTGTTTGTATTTCCGTGTGAAACAAGCCTCGTTCTGTGACCCGTCCGAATTGATTTTCCACGCGAAGAAAATCACCCAACCGAAAACTTTTCATCCCCTTCAACATAAAGCCTGCCAGGGCATTCGAGACGAAGGTCGTGGAAGAAAGGGTAATGACCGCTGTGATCAGCAGCGCCAATAACTGGAAAAGCTCTTTGTGAGTTTCTTTGTCGAGAGGAAGGGCCAGGAGAATAAGAACAACTCCGATGCCCACCAGCAGCAACATTCCTACACGGGCTGAAAATCGGTCTTCCTCCTTCAGTCCGCCATTTCGGCGGAAGAAGAACCAATGGGCCACCCATAAACCTGTACTGACCAGTGCGAGGACGAGTAAAATTGGGAAAAATTTCGGGAGGGTATCAATAAAATGGTCAAGAAGGGCCATAATGTTAAGCAGACTGTACGCCACATTATGCCCGAATTTGCGGGTGGGATAAAGCCAAAAAAGAAAAAGAATGAACGGGAAGAACCGATGCTAAAAAGCGTCCTCTTCGAATTCCTGTCTCTGCCTAGTAGCGTGAGTGCAAGGTTCTCCCTTGAGAACACCCGAAATAATGCCAAAACAACTTTAGGCAAACCAGTTAAGATGTCGTGAGGCTATGGCATCGGCCACGGCGGTGTGTAGTTTTTTCCGATCGACCGGTTTGACCAAATAATCAATTATTCCTTGTTTCATGAGCTGCGTGGCCAGATCGATATCGGGAAACCCGGTCAGGACGATCAACGGCAGGCTGGGGTATTCCCGTTGAAAATATTTTATGGCTTCTATGCCATTGATAGTGGGCATCCGAATATCCGTGATGATGACATCAATCGCCACCGGATGTTCTCCTTCGTTGAGAATACGGATGGCTTGCGCGCCGTCTTCCGCGTCCACCACGTAATAGCCGTCTTTTTCCAATGCCATTCGAACGACTTTGCAAATAGCGGCTTCATCATCAACGACCAGGACTCCGCCCCGATAGCTCTGGCCGGAAAACATTCCTGCGGTTCGTTGAGTCGTGTCTGGTACGTAATTCGTGTTCATGGCAAATCCTCCTTGACGCCTCGCATACAGAGATATGGTCTTTCTGCCCCGACAAAACAGATGAATCCTTGTGGATGTTACAAAGCATTCATAGTCATCAGTTCCTGGCAACCAGTGTGCCTTGAAGGGCTGATAAGGAAATATGGTCCTCTCTTGGAAAATAGTCCTGAAAATTAATAGGAAAAATGGAAAGGATGATTGGAGTATTTATGGCTAAGAGAAGAGATAGTCAATGAAGTGGTCTACGGAGGATTCACCGCGCACCCATCGTAGACATTGCACGTGTGTGAATGGGTGCGTCGTGTGGGGTCAGATGATGGGCTTCCGAGCGATCACGGAGGTGGTGGAATGGTACAACGCCCAATGGGTAGAGTCCTGTGAAAGTCTGACATATACTTGAATGTCTTTGGGTGAACATAAGCCGGTTTTTACATATTCCTGTTCGAGTACCAGAGCCGATTCCGCCATCACGGTAGCCATTGGCGAATTTCCAGGACAGAGATGCATATGGGATTGAGCCCTGACGATATGGAATCCTGCTTCTTGCAGTTTGTGCGGAAGCCGCAGGGCATAGGCCGGATCTAATCCGAGATTGATGAACATCTGGCACATGGCTCGGTTCACCCTTCCTTGCGGGGTCTTTGGCTCTGGTTCTGGCAATGTTGCCGAGGTGAAGTCCGGTTCTTCCAAGAGTGCCCAGCCTCCTGGCTTGAGGAGAGCATACATTTTTTCCAGTATGGTCCTCTCCTCTTGATTATGAATCAAAACATACCGGCTATGAAGGAGATCAAAGGATTGTTCCAAGGGGACATCAAGAAAGGAGCCTTGGTAAATCTGAACAGGAGGAGAACCAACCTTGTGAAGATACGCGATTTTCTTGTCGACACCCACTGCCAGTCCTGTCGGTCCTACCTGATTTCCCATCCAACGCAAAATGGATCCTGCCCCTGCGCCCACCTCCAGACAA harbors:
- a CDS encoding methyltransferase domain-containing protein; the encoded protein is MNQYIFDNKSEEREFQRLQLVEAANDPTTIRLLEEIGIQPGWHCLEVGAGAGSILRWMGNQVGPTGLAVGVDKKIAYLHKVGSPPVQIYQGSFLDVPLEQSFDLLHSRYVLIHNQEERTILEKMYALLKPGGWALLEEPDFTSATLPEPEPKTPQGRVNRAMCQMFINLGLDPAYALRLPHKLQEAGFHIVRAQSHMHLCPGNSPMATVMAESALVLEQEYVKTGLCSPKDIQVYVRLSQDSTHWALYHSTTSVIARKPII